The genome window TGGGAAGCCGTTAGAGTACGCGTCCTCGCGCGCACAAGGCTGAGACCCACCAAATGAGGTATTTATAATGGCTAAAAAAGTTGAAGCTCTAATCAAGCTACAAGTTGCCGCTGGTATGGCTAATCCTAGTCCTCCAGTAGGTCCTGCACTAGGTCAACACGGTGTAAACATCATGGAATTCTGTAAAGCGTTTAACGCACGTACAGAGTCTATCGAAAAAGGCGCTCCAGTTCCTGTAGTGATCTCTGTTTACGGTGACCGTTCATTTACGTTCGACATGAAAACGCCACCTGCTGCTTACTTACTTAAGAAAGCTGCTGGTATCAAGTCAGGCTCAGGCCGTCCTAACACTGATAAAGTAGGCACAGTAACTCGTGCTCAACTTGAAGAAATTGTTGAGACAAAACGAACTGACCTTACAGCTGCCGATATGGACGCAGCGGTTCGCACTATCGCAGGTTCTGCGCGTGCGATGGGCTTGAACGTAGAGGACTAAGAAATGGCTAAATTAACTAAACGTATGCGTACTATCCGCGAAAAAGTGGAAGTAACAAAAGATTACGAAATCAATGAAGCAGTTGCTCTTTTAAAAGAGTTAGCGACAGCTAAATTCGTAGAAAGTGTTGACGTTGCCGTTAACCTTGGTATCGATGCTCGTAAATCTGATCAAAACGTTCGTGGTGCTACTGTACTACCTAACGGTACTGGTCGTGACGTTCGTGTTGCTGTATTCACACAAGGCGCTAATGCAGAAGCTGCAAAAGAAGCCGGTGCTGAATTAGTAGGCATGGAAGATCTTGCTGAACTAGTTAAAAAAGGCGAGATGAACTTTGACGTTGTTGTTGCATCACCAGACGCTATGCGTGTTGTTGGTCAACTAGGTCAAATCTTAGGCCCACGTGGTCTAATGCCAAACCCTAAAACTGGTACTGTAACGCCTAACGTTGCAGAAGCAGTTAAAAATGCTAAAGCAGGTCAAGTACGTTACCGTAATGACAAAAATGGCATCATCCATACTACTATTGGTAAGGTTGATTTCACTGCAGAGCAATTACAACAAAACCTTGAGTCTCTAATTGTTGCGCTTAAGAAGGCTAAACCTTCTCAAGCTAAAGGTGTTTACTTGAAGAAAGTAACTATCTCTACAACAATGGGCGCAGGCGTTTCTGTTGACCAAAACACTTTAAGCACAACTGTAGCTTAAAGTGTTTACATGGCGTGAAATTTGTACTATAA of Pseudoalteromonas arctica A 37-1-2 contains these proteins:
- the rplK gene encoding 50S ribosomal protein L11; translated protein: MAKKVEALIKLQVAAGMANPSPPVGPALGQHGVNIMEFCKAFNARTESIEKGAPVPVVISVYGDRSFTFDMKTPPAAYLLKKAAGIKSGSGRPNTDKVGTVTRAQLEEIVETKRTDLTAADMDAAVRTIAGSARAMGLNVED
- the rplA gene encoding 50S ribosomal protein L1, translated to MAKLTKRMRTIREKVEVTKDYEINEAVALLKELATAKFVESVDVAVNLGIDARKSDQNVRGATVLPNGTGRDVRVAVFTQGANAEAAKEAGAELVGMEDLAELVKKGEMNFDVVVASPDAMRVVGQLGQILGPRGLMPNPKTGTVTPNVAEAVKNAKAGQVRYRNDKNGIIHTTIGKVDFTAEQLQQNLESLIVALKKAKPSQAKGVYLKKVTISTTMGAGVSVDQNTLSTTVA